The proteins below come from a single Pseudomonas chlororaphis genomic window:
- a CDS encoding crossover junction endodeoxyribonuclease RuvC, which produces MTLILGIDPGSRITGYGVVRDTGRGCVYVASGCIRTGAGELHERLQIVYRGVREVIQTYGPVTMGIEKVFMARNADSALKLGQARGAAIVAGAEESLEIAEYTATQVKQAVVGTGAANKEQVQMMVMHLLKLVSKPQIDASDALAIAICHAHTRSSLLPHGLGTARSRGGRLRL; this is translated from the coding sequence ATGACTTTAATCCTTGGCATCGACCCCGGTTCACGCATCACCGGCTACGGCGTGGTTCGTGATACCGGGCGTGGCTGCGTGTACGTGGCTTCCGGTTGTATCCGCACGGGGGCGGGCGAGTTGCACGAGCGCCTGCAGATTGTTTATCGCGGCGTGCGGGAGGTCATCCAGACCTACGGGCCGGTCACCATGGGCATCGAAAAAGTGTTCATGGCCCGTAACGCCGATTCGGCCCTGAAGCTGGGCCAGGCCCGGGGCGCGGCCATTGTTGCCGGTGCCGAGGAAAGCCTGGAAATCGCCGAATACACCGCTACCCAGGTCAAGCAGGCGGTCGTCGGAACGGGCGCGGCGAACAAGGAACAGGTGCAAATGATGGTGATGCACCTGTTGAAACTGGTCAGCAAGCCGCAGATCGACGCCTCCGACGCCCTGGCCATCGCCATTTGCCATGCGCATACCCGCTCCAGCCTGCTGCCGCACGGCTTGGGCACTGCACGCAGTCGTGGCGGGCGCCTGCGTCTCTGA
- a CDS encoding cell envelope biogenesis protein TolA, which translates to MQQQREPSASESYFWPTVLAVGLHVLVFGMLFVSFAMTPELPPAKPIVQATLYQLKSKSQATTQTNQKLAGEAKKSAARQTEVEQMEQKKVEQEAIKAAEQKKEEAAQKAEEAKKADEAKKADEAKKADEAKKADDAKKAAEAKKAEEKQLADIAKKKAEEEAKKAAEEEAKKAAAEEAKKKIVEDAKKKAAEDAKKKAEAEEAKKKVAEEAKKKAAADAAKKKAQDAARKSAEDKKAQALADLLSDKPERQQALADEQGDEVAGSFDDLIRARAAEGWARPPSARKGMTVVLQIGMLPDGTVTSVSVAKSSGDGPFDASAVAAVKNIGRLTEMQGMKPSDFAPYRSFKMTFTPEDLAL; encoded by the coding sequence ATGCAGCAACAGCGAGAGCCGTCCGCCTCGGAAAGCTACTTCTGGCCCACTGTCCTGGCCGTCGGCCTGCACGTGCTGGTGTTCGGCATGCTGTTCGTCAGTTTTGCCATGACACCGGAGCTGCCACCGGCCAAGCCGATCGTGCAGGCGACGTTGTACCAGCTCAAGTCCAAAAGCCAGGCCACCACCCAGACCAACCAGAAGCTTGCGGGCGAGGCGAAGAAATCCGCCGCGCGCCAGACCGAAGTCGAGCAGATGGAGCAGAAAAAGGTCGAGCAGGAAGCGATCAAGGCCGCGGAACAAAAGAAAGAGGAAGCGGCTCAAAAGGCCGAGGAAGCCAAGAAGGCCGATGAGGCGAAGAAAGCGGACGAGGCGAAAAAGGCTGATGAAGCCAAGAAAGCCGACGACGCGAAGAAGGCGGCCGAGGCCAAGAAGGCAGAAGAGAAACAATTGGCTGATATAGCCAAGAAGAAGGCCGAGGAAGAAGCCAAGAAAGCCGCCGAAGAAGAGGCCAAGAAAGCGGCCGCTGAAGAAGCGAAGAAAAAGATTGTCGAGGACGCGAAGAAGAAAGCGGCCGAAGACGCCAAGAAGAAAGCCGAAGCTGAAGAGGCGAAGAAAAAGGTCGCCGAAGAAGCGAAGAAGAAAGCCGCCGCCGACGCCGCCAAGAAAAAGGCCCAGGACGCAGCGCGTAAATCTGCCGAAGACAAGAAGGCCCAGGCCTTGGCAGACCTGCTTTCCGACAAGCCGGAGCGCCAGCAGGCCTTGGCCGACGAGCAGGGCGATGAAGTCGCCGGCAGTTTCGATGATCTGATTCGTGCCCGGGCGGCAGAAGGTTGGGCCCGTCCACCTTCGGCGCGCAAAGGCATGACGGTAGTATTGCAAATCGGCATGTTGCCCGACGGTACGGTTACCTCGGTCAGCGTCGCCAAGTCCAGCGGTGACGGTCCGTTCGACGCTTCGGCGGTCGCGGCGGTCAAGAACATTGGACGACTGACGGAAATGCAAGGAATGAAACCGAGCGACTTTGCTCCCTATCGTTCGTTCAAGATGACATTCACACCTGAGGATCTAGCCTTGTGA
- a CDS encoding 4-hydroxybenzoyl-CoA thioesterase: protein MRAQNGLESFAHRCRVYYEDTDAGGIVYYVNYLKFMERARTERLRELGFAQSALAGEDLLFVVHSSEARYHAPARLDDELVVSADVIELNRVSLRFKQQVRRATDNVLLCEGQFLVACVRTHSLKPRAIPEALRAAFAGVSGAGTHSEQEIKRGS from the coding sequence ATGCGCGCGCAAAACGGGCTGGAGTCGTTCGCACATCGCTGTCGCGTTTATTACGAGGACACCGATGCCGGCGGCATCGTTTACTACGTCAATTACCTCAAGTTTATGGAACGGGCTCGAACCGAACGGCTGCGGGAACTGGGTTTCGCCCAATCCGCGCTGGCAGGGGAGGACCTGTTATTCGTCGTGCATTCCAGCGAAGCGCGCTACCACGCGCCGGCGCGACTGGACGACGAGCTGGTGGTAAGTGCCGATGTCATCGAGTTGAACCGTGTCAGCCTGCGCTTCAAGCAGCAGGTCAGGCGGGCTACGGATAATGTGCTGCTCTGTGAAGGGCAGTTCCTGGTGGCCTGTGTGCGCACCCATAGTTTGAAACCCCGGGCCATTCCCGAAGCTCTACGTGCGGCCTTTGCCGGCGTGAGCGGCGCGGGTACACACTCAGAGCAGGAGATAAAGCGTGGAAGCTAA
- a CDS encoding biopolymer transporter TolR, translating into MALIARARNKRKPVAEMNVVPYIDVMLVLLVIFMVTAPMLNQGVKVDLPKVSSEALPQDNNTQVLTISIKADKTYYWNLGSEVDTEKQQDRAMTLPQMTDAVTKIIRVGNDAGKRTQVFIRGDKTVDYGAVMGAMGGLQKAGVGNVGLITEAP; encoded by the coding sequence ATGGCTTTAATCGCTCGAGCCCGAAACAAGCGCAAGCCGGTTGCCGAGATGAACGTGGTGCCCTACATCGACGTGATGCTGGTGCTGCTGGTCATCTTCATGGTGACCGCGCCGATGCTCAACCAGGGCGTGAAGGTTGATCTGCCCAAGGTTTCCAGCGAAGCCTTGCCGCAGGACAACAACACCCAGGTCCTGACCATTTCGATCAAGGCTGACAAGACCTACTACTGGAACCTTGGCAGCGAAGTCGACACCGAGAAGCAGCAGGACCGGGCCATGACCCTGCCGCAGATGACCGATGCGGTGACCAAGATCATTCGTGTCGGCAATGACGCCGGCAAGCGTACGCAGGTCTTCATTCGCGGCGACAAGACCGTCGACTACGGTGCCGTGATGGGCGCCATGGGCGGTCTGCAGAAAGCCGGGGTCGGTAATGTTGGCTTGATCACCGAGGCCCCCTGA
- a CDS encoding membrane protein — protein MSVIPDRTFAEVLKHTVKRILSYWTQITVTLGLLATGLGFITLYLYTRTIGRIDLFMPSIDVKSALLVWVVLVLLLMLSYLFILGATTWMFGWSVSLFSNMKDNQPKIVFYLVFPTVVGFSAFIGATFFLSTLNTWMIFVALLLIVFVACFLMYALTPFKRIIRKSTLVQARLERARLKRLAAHQQIKQKKLQKNKPARPKKACLQKWLTYWQAFKDKTTPTWLQLKEKWQRLQSWVRARKAFWLVTLVSIFIFVTVIFAAFPILLTIRSYMEKETPDTVPYVAGLSWLTLIFTLLPVVVFYCFKGDIYRRTFNGLIAMILAFCAFTMLSPGSLSQITYIAAQGLSVRQQTAERYALPEEIKLQDLSATLWKTRQVAAQKIEVEAFQLYSFGDVLLLCPKDMLSLELKELKNYSKFCISTLNSKVVRKPPLPVFARKLQKDWACRVPSWQIQAGRWLAWEALVPGVYRSASGEKKG, from the coding sequence TTGTCCGTCATTCCTGACAGAACCTTCGCTGAAGTGCTCAAGCACACCGTCAAACGCATTCTTTCCTATTGGACCCAGATCACCGTCACGTTAGGCCTGCTCGCGACAGGGCTAGGGTTCATCACGTTGTACCTGTATACCCGGACGATTGGACGAATCGATCTGTTCATGCCGTCCATCGATGTGAAGTCTGCACTGTTGGTCTGGGTCGTGCTCGTCCTGCTGCTGATGCTGTCGTATCTGTTCATCCTGGGGGCAACAACGTGGATGTTCGGCTGGTCGGTTTCGCTTTTTTCAAACATGAAGGACAACCAACCGAAGATTGTTTTCTATCTGGTGTTCCCCACGGTTGTGGGATTTAGCGCGTTCATCGGCGCCACTTTCTTTCTGTCCACATTGAACACCTGGATGATATTCGTGGCGTTACTCCTGATCGTCTTCGTTGCGTGCTTTCTCATGTACGCGCTCACGCCGTTCAAAAGAATCATCAGGAAAAGCACACTGGTCCAAGCCAGGCTGGAGCGAGCCCGCTTGAAACGCCTGGCAGCCCATCAACAAATAAAGCAGAAAAAGCTGCAGAAAAATAAGCCTGCCCGCCCCAAGAAGGCCTGCCTGCAAAAATGGCTCACCTATTGGCAGGCGTTCAAAGACAAGACGACGCCAACGTGGCTGCAGCTAAAAGAAAAATGGCAGCGGCTACAGTCGTGGGTAAGGGCTCGCAAAGCGTTCTGGCTCGTCACCCTGGTCTCGATCTTCATATTTGTCACCGTGATCTTCGCCGCCTTTCCAATCCTGCTGACGATACGTTCATACATGGAGAAAGAAACCCCTGACACCGTCCCCTACGTGGCGGGCCTGTCCTGGCTGACACTCATCTTCACCCTGTTACCGGTCGTCGTATTTTATTGTTTCAAGGGGGATATCTACCGGCGGACCTTCAATGGCCTGATCGCAATGATCCTGGCCTTCTGCGCCTTCACAATGCTCTCGCCGGGCAGTCTGAGCCAGATCACCTACATCGCAGCACAAGGCTTATCCGTTCGCCAACAAACGGCGGAGCGATACGCCTTGCCAGAAGAGATAAAACTGCAAGACCTGAGCGCGACCCTGTGGAAAACACGTCAGGTTGCTGCGCAAAAAATAGAAGTCGAGGCCTTCCAGTTGTATTCCTTTGGGGACGTATTGTTACTGTGCCCAAAAGACATGCTGTCACTTGAACTCAAAGAACTGAAAAACTACTCGAAGTTCTGTATCAGCACGCTCAATAGCAAGGTTGTGCGCAAACCGCCGTTACCGGTATTCGCCAGGAAATTACAGAAAGATTGGGCTTGCCGGGTGCCCTCATGGCAGATCCAGGCAGGACGCTGGCTCGCTTGGGAAGCGCTGGTTCCAGGCGTTTACCGCTCCGCGTCGGGCGAGAAAAAGGGCTGA
- a CDS encoding protein tolQ → MEANVVDHTSMWSLVSNASVVVQLVMLTLVAASVTSWIMIFQRSNLLRAGRRALESFEERFWSGIDLSKLYRQAGSNPDPDSGVEQIFRAGFKEFSRLRQQPGVDPEAVMEGVARAMRVAISREEEKLEQSLPFLATVGSVSPYIGLFGTVWGIMNSFRGLASAQQATLATVAPGIAEALVATAIGLFAAIPAVIAYNRFAARSETLIGRYYTFADEFQAILHRKVHTSEE, encoded by the coding sequence GTGGAAGCTAACGTCGTCGACCATACCTCCATGTGGAGCCTGGTCAGCAATGCCAGCGTCGTGGTGCAACTGGTAATGCTGACCCTGGTAGCCGCATCGGTGACCTCATGGATCATGATTTTTCAGCGCAGCAACCTGCTGCGCGCCGGTCGCCGAGCCCTGGAGAGCTTTGAAGAGCGCTTCTGGTCGGGCATCGACCTGTCCAAGCTGTACCGCCAGGCGGGCAGCAACCCGGACCCGGACTCGGGCGTCGAGCAGATCTTTCGCGCCGGCTTCAAGGAGTTCTCCCGCTTGCGCCAGCAGCCGGGCGTCGACCCTGAAGCGGTGATGGAAGGCGTGGCCCGTGCCATGCGCGTGGCCATTTCCCGCGAGGAAGAGAAGCTCGAGCAGAGCCTGCCGTTCCTCGCCACCGTCGGTTCGGTCAGCCCGTACATCGGTCTGTTCGGCACCGTGTGGGGGATCATGAACTCCTTCCGTGGCCTGGCATCGGCCCAGCAAGCGACCCTGGCCACCGTGGCCCCGGGCATCGCCGAGGCCCTGGTTGCCACCGCCATCGGCCTGTTCGCGGCCATCCCGGCCGTCATTGCCTATAACCGCTTCGCTGCCCGCAGCGAAACGCTGATCGGCCGTTACTACACCTTCGCCGATGAGTTCCAGGCGATCCTGCACCGCAAAGTGCACACCAGCGAAGAATAA
- a CDS encoding 7-cyano-7-deazaguanine synthase, which yields MTEQTNITEKRAVILLSGGLDSATVVAMARAEGYRCYTMSFDYGQRHRAELQAAERVARDLGVVEHKVIGLNLNGIGGSALTDSSIDVPEAPSEGIPVTYVPARNTVFLSLALGWAEVLGARDIFIGVNAVDYSGYPDCRPEFVEAFERMANLATKAGVEGLGFRIQAPLQNLSKADIVKAGVKLGVDYGLTVSCYQADDQGRACGKCDSCRLRAEGFAAAGVSDPTPYF from the coding sequence ATGACTGAACAGACGAACATTACAGAAAAACGCGCGGTCATCCTGTTGTCCGGTGGCCTGGACTCGGCGACGGTCGTGGCCATGGCCCGGGCCGAAGGCTACCGCTGCTACACCATGAGCTTCGATTACGGCCAGCGTCACCGCGCCGAGCTTCAGGCCGCCGAGCGGGTTGCCCGGGACCTGGGGGTGGTAGAGCACAAGGTGATCGGCCTGAACCTCAACGGGATCGGCGGTTCGGCCCTGACCGACAGTTCCATCGACGTGCCCGAAGCGCCGAGCGAAGGGATCCCGGTGACGTATGTACCGGCCCGCAACACGGTGTTCCTGTCTCTTGCCCTGGGTTGGGCCGAGGTGCTGGGCGCCCGTGACATCTTCATCGGCGTCAATGCCGTGGATTATTCCGGCTACCCGGATTGTCGTCCGGAGTTCGTCGAGGCGTTCGAGCGCATGGCTAACCTGGCGACCAAGGCCGGCGTGGAAGGGCTGGGGTTCCGCATACAGGCGCCTTTGCAGAACCTGAGCAAGGCCGACATCGTCAAGGCGGGTGTAAAGCTTGGCGTGGACTATGGACTGACCGTTTCCTGCTATCAGGCCGACGATCAGGGCCGTGCCTGCGGCAAATGCGACAGCTGCCGCCTGCGTGCCGAAGGCTTCGCAGCGGCGGGCGTGAGCGACCCAACACCTTATTTTTGA
- a CDS encoding translocation protein TolB gives MAVAEEKNILVTSGSDRATPIAVVPFGWQGGSVLPDDMAEIIGNDLRNSGYYAPIPKQNMISLPTQASEVIYRDWKALGAQYIMVGSIVPAGGRLQVQYALFNVATEQQVLTGSVSGGVDQLRDMAHYIADQSFEKLTGIKGAFSTRMLYVTAERFSENNTRYTLQRSDYDGARAVTLLQSREPILSPRFAPDGKRIAYVSFEQKRPRIFVQHIDTGRREQITNFEGLNGAPSWSPDGSRLAFVLSKDGNPDIYVMNLASRSISRVTNGPGINTEPFWGKDGSTIYFTSDRGGKPQIYKTSAGGGGAERVTFVGNYNANPKLSADEKTLVMIHRQDGFTNFKVAAQDLQRGSVKILTDSTLDESPTVAPNGTMVIYATRQQGRGVLMLVSINGRVRLPLPTAQGEVREPSWSPYLN, from the coding sequence ATGGCGGTAGCAGAGGAAAAGAACATTCTGGTCACCAGCGGCAGCGACCGGGCGACCCCGATCGCCGTCGTACCGTTCGGCTGGCAGGGCGGTAGCGTCCTGCCGGACGACATGGCGGAGATCATCGGCAACGACCTGCGCAACTCGGGTTACTACGCGCCGATTCCGAAACAGAACATGATCAGCCTGCCGACCCAGGCCAGCGAAGTCATCTACCGTGACTGGAAGGCCCTGGGCGCCCAGTACATCATGGTGGGCAGCATTGTCCCGGCCGGCGGTCGCCTGCAGGTGCAGTACGCCCTGTTCAACGTCGCCACCGAGCAGCAAGTGCTGACCGGCAGCGTGTCGGGCGGCGTCGATCAATTGCGCGACATGGCGCACTACATCGCCGACCAGTCCTTCGAGAAACTCACCGGCATCAAGGGCGCGTTCTCCACGCGCATGCTCTACGTGACCGCCGAGCGCTTCTCCGAGAACAACACCCGTTACACCCTGCAGCGCTCCGACTATGACGGCGCCCGCGCGGTGACCCTGCTGCAATCGCGCGAGCCGATCCTGTCGCCGCGTTTTGCCCCCGATGGCAAGCGCATCGCCTATGTTTCGTTCGAGCAGAAGCGTCCTCGGATCTTCGTGCAGCACATCGACACCGGTCGTCGTGAGCAGATCACCAACTTCGAAGGCCTCAATGGCGCGCCGTCGTGGTCGCCGGACGGTTCGCGCCTGGCGTTCGTGCTGTCCAAGGACGGCAACCCTGACATCTACGTGATGAACCTGGCCTCGCGCTCGATCTCCCGCGTCACCAATGGCCCGGGCATCAACACCGAACCGTTCTGGGGCAAGGATGGCTCGACCATCTACTTCACCTCCGACCGCGGTGGCAAGCCTCAGATCTACAAGACCAGTGCTGGCGGCGGCGGTGCTGAACGCGTGACGTTCGTGGGTAACTACAACGCCAACCCTAAACTGTCGGCAGATGAAAAGACCCTGGTGATGATCCATCGCCAGGACGGTTTCACCAATTTCAAGGTGGCGGCCCAGGATTTGCAGCGCGGTAGCGTAAAAATCCTCACTGATAGCACTCTGGACGAGTCACCTACTGTTGCGCCCAACGGCACCATGGTAATCTACGCCACCCGCCAGCAGGGCCGGGGAGTCTTGATGCTCGTGTCCATTAATGGACGCGTGAGGCTCCCGCTTCCTACCGCACAAGGCGAAGTCAGAGAACCGTCCTGGTCCCCTTACCTGAACTGA
- a CDS encoding peptidoglycan-binding protein, whose amino-acid sequence MEMLKFGKFAALALAMAVAVGCSSKGGDNAGEGAVDPNAGYGANTGAVDGSLSEEAALRAITTFYFEYDSSDLKPEAMRALDVHAKDLKANGARVVLEGNTDERGTREYNMALGERRAKAVQRYLVLQGVSPAQLELVSYGEERPVATGNDEQSWAQNRRVELRK is encoded by the coding sequence ATGGAAATGCTGAAGTTTGGTAAATTTGCTGCGCTGGCTCTGGCCATGGCTGTAGCTGTAGGTTGCTCGTCCAAAGGCGGCGACAACGCCGGTGAAGGCGCTGTTGATCCAAACGCTGGTTACGGCGCTAACACTGGTGCAGTTGATGGCTCCCTGAGCGAAGAAGCTGCTCTGCGCGCAATCACCACCTTCTACTTCGAATACGACAGCTCGGACCTGAAGCCAGAAGCCATGCGCGCTCTGGACGTTCATGCCAAGGACCTGAAAGCAAACGGCGCTCGCGTTGTTCTGGAAGGCAACACCGACGAACGTGGTACTCGTGAGTACAACATGGCACTGGGCGAGCGTCGTGCGAAAGCCGTTCAACGCTACCTGGTACTGCAAGGTGTTTCCCCAGCTCAGCTGGAACTGGTTTCCTACGGCGAAGAGCGTCCAGTTGCTACCGGCAACGACGAGCAGTCCTGGGCTCAAAACCGTCGCGTCGAACTGCGTAAGTAA
- a CDS encoding 7-carboxy-7-deazaguanine synthase codes for MQDTLRITEVFYSLQGETRTAGLPTVFVRLTGCPLRCQYCDSAYAFSGGTLRTLDDILEQVAGYRPRYVCVTGGEPLAQPNAIPLLKQLCDAGYEVSLETSGALDISAVDPRVSRVVDLKTPGSKEAHRNRYENIELLTPNDQVKFVICSREDYDWAVSKLIQYRLDERAGEVLVSPSHHDLNARDLADWVVADNLPVRLQLQLHKYLWNDEPGR; via the coding sequence ATGCAAGACACATTGAGAATCACCGAAGTTTTTTACTCGTTACAGGGTGAAACACGAACGGCCGGGCTGCCCACGGTATTTGTGCGCCTCACCGGTTGTCCGTTGCGTTGCCAATACTGTGACAGCGCCTACGCCTTCAGTGGCGGCACCTTGCGCACCCTCGACGACATCCTTGAGCAAGTCGCCGGCTACCGCCCGCGCTATGTCTGCGTCACGGGCGGCGAACCACTGGCACAACCCAATGCCATTCCTTTGCTCAAGCAGCTATGCGATGCCGGCTACGAGGTCTCGTTGGAGACCAGTGGCGCCTTGGACATCTCGGCCGTCGACCCGCGTGTCAGCCGCGTCGTGGATTTGAAAACCCCAGGTTCAAAGGAAGCGCATCGCAACCGTTATGAGAACATCGAACTGCTGACGCCCAACGACCAAGTCAAGTTCGTCATTTGCTCGCGGGAAGATTACGACTGGGCCGTGTCCAAGTTGATCCAGTATCGGCTTGACGAGCGGGCCGGGGAGGTTTTGGTGTCGCCCAGCCATCATGACTTGAATGCCCGTGACCTGGCGGATTGGGTGGTGGCGGATAACCTGCCGGTGCGCCTGCAATTGCAGTTGCACAAATATCTTTGGAACGACGAGCCGGGGCGCTGA
- the ruvB gene encoding ATP-dependent DNA helicase RuvB (promotes strand exchange during homologous recombination; RuvAB complex promotes branch migration; RuvABC complex scans the DNA during branch migration and resolves Holliday junctions at consensus sequences; forms hexameric rings around opposite DNA arms; requires ATP for branch migration and orientation of RuvAB complex determines direction of migration) — protein sequence MIEADRLIAATGAPRDREEIQDRAIRPVSLADYIGQPTVREQMELFIQAARGRSESLDHTLIFGPPGLGKTTLANIIAQEMGVSIKSTSGPVLERPGDLAALLTNLEPHDVLFIDEIHRLSPIVEEVLYPAMEDFQLDIMIGEGPAARSIKLDLPPFTLVGATTRAGMLTNPLRDRFGIVQRLEFYSNADLATIVSRSAGILGLPLDPDGAYEVARRARGTPRIANRLLRRVRDFAEVRAKGHITKPIADLALNLLDIDERGFDHQDRRLLLTMIEKFDGGPVGVDSLAAAISEERHTIEDVLEPYLIQQGYIMRTPRGRVVTRHAYLHFGLNIPTRMGEMPVVDEFLDAVDD from the coding sequence GTGATTGAAGCTGACCGTCTGATCGCCGCCACGGGTGCGCCCCGTGACCGCGAGGAAATCCAGGACCGCGCGATTCGCCCCGTCAGCCTGGCCGACTACATTGGCCAACCGACCGTGCGCGAGCAGATGGAGTTGTTCATCCAGGCGGCCCGTGGGCGCAGCGAGTCGCTGGACCACACCTTGATCTTCGGCCCGCCGGGCCTGGGCAAGACCACCCTGGCCAACATCATTGCCCAGGAAATGGGTGTGTCGATCAAGAGTACCTCGGGGCCGGTTCTCGAGCGGCCGGGCGACCTGGCGGCGTTGCTGACCAATCTCGAACCCCATGACGTATTGTTCATCGACGAAATCCACCGTCTGTCGCCGATCGTCGAAGAAGTGCTGTACCCGGCCATGGAAGATTTCCAGCTCGACATCATGATCGGCGAAGGTCCGGCGGCGCGTTCCATCAAGCTGGATTTGCCGCCGTTCACCCTGGTGGGGGCGACCACCCGGGCCGGCATGCTGACCAACCCGCTGCGGGACCGTTTCGGCATCGTCCAGCGCCTGGAGTTCTACAGCAATGCCGACCTGGCGACGATTGTCAGCCGCTCGGCGGGCATCCTCGGATTGCCGCTGGACCCGGACGGCGCGTACGAAGTCGCCCGTCGGGCGCGAGGCACGCCGCGGATCGCCAATCGACTGCTGAGGCGGGTCCGGGACTTTGCCGAGGTCCGTGCCAAGGGCCACATCACCAAGCCGATTGCCGACCTGGCGTTGAACCTGCTGGACATTGACGAGCGTGGCTTCGACCATCAGGACCGGCGTTTGCTCCTGACCATGATCGAGAAGTTCGACGGTGGCCCGGTGGGCGTCGACAGCCTGGCCGCCGCCATCAGCGAAGAGCGTCACACCATCGAGGATGTGCTGGAGCCGTACCTGATCCAGCAGGGCTACATCATGCGTACCCCCCGCGGGCGCGTGGTAACCCGCCATGCTTACCTGCACTTTGGCTTAAACATCCCGACACGAATGGGCGAGATGCCGGTAGTAGACGAATTCCTCGATGCCGTGGACGATTGA
- a CDS encoding ATP-dependent DNA helicase RuvA, whose protein sequence is MIGRLRGTLAEKQPPHLILDVNGLGYELEVPMTTLYRLPSVGEPLTLHTHLVVREDAQLLYGFIGKRERDFFRELIRLNGVGPKLALALMSSLEVDELVRCVQSQDTSALTKVPGVGKKTAERLLVELKDRFKAWETVPAMFALVPNQPDAPAPAVSAENDAVTALISLGYKPQEASKAISAIKEKGLSTEDMIRRALKGMI, encoded by the coding sequence GTGATTGGACGCTTGCGCGGCACCCTGGCTGAAAAACAGCCGCCGCACCTGATTCTGGATGTGAACGGGCTCGGTTATGAGCTCGAAGTGCCCATGACCACGCTGTATCGCCTGCCGTCGGTCGGCGAGCCGCTGACACTGCACACCCATTTGGTCGTGCGCGAGGATGCGCAGTTACTCTATGGCTTCATTGGCAAGCGCGAACGGGATTTCTTCCGTGAGCTGATCCGCCTCAATGGCGTCGGCCCGAAGTTGGCCCTGGCCTTGATGTCGAGCCTGGAGGTCGATGAACTGGTGCGCTGCGTGCAGTCCCAGGACACCTCGGCACTGACCAAGGTGCCCGGGGTTGGCAAGAAGACCGCCGAGCGCCTGCTGGTGGAACTCAAGGACCGCTTCAAGGCCTGGGAAACGGTGCCGGCCATGTTCGCCCTGGTGCCAAACCAGCCGGACGCGCCGGCCCCGGCGGTCAGCGCCGAGAACGATGCGGTTACCGCGCTGATTTCCCTGGGTTACAAGCCGCAGGAAGCCAGCAAGGCGATTTCCGCCATCAAGGAAAAAGGCCTGAGCACTGAAGACATGATCCGCCGTGCCCTGAAGGGAATGATCTAA